The following are encoded in a window of Ruminiclostridium herbifermentans genomic DNA:
- a CDS encoding SPFH domain-containing protein, which produces MKEIVRKTMSGGLMLLISFAILILSVGVFVLGLYSDSGLFLIVGSLMFFIFIFILPGFFTIQPNEAMVLILFGKYVGTEKEAGWHWANPFYTKKKISLRSRNVNGEKIKVNDEMGNPIEIAAVIVWRVENTAEACFDVDNYVDYVNVQSESALRHLAGMYPYDVDDENSQTLSLRGSSDEVSEALKNELQQRLGKAGVIVEEARISHLAYAPEIAAAMLQRQQAAAIIAARQKIVEGAVGMVQMALNKLNEESIVELDEERKAAMVSNLLVVLCGERSTQPIINTGTLHN; this is translated from the coding sequence ATGAAGGAAATAGTAAGAAAAACCATGTCAGGTGGGTTAATGCTACTTATCTCATTTGCAATTTTAATTCTAAGTGTCGGTGTTTTTGTATTAGGTTTATACTCTGATAGCGGACTATTTTTAATAGTAGGTAGTTTGATGTTTTTTATATTTATCTTTATATTACCTGGATTTTTTACTATTCAACCTAATGAAGCAATGGTGTTAATTTTATTTGGAAAATATGTAGGAACAGAAAAGGAAGCAGGGTGGCATTGGGCAAATCCTTTTTATACAAAGAAAAAGATATCTCTTAGATCTAGAAATGTTAATGGCGAAAAGATAAAGGTTAATGATGAGATGGGTAATCCAATAGAGATTGCTGCTGTAATTGTTTGGAGGGTTGAAAATACTGCTGAGGCATGCTTTGATGTAGATAACTATGTTGATTATGTCAATGTACAGAGTGAATCAGCTTTAAGGCACTTAGCAGGCATGTATCCTTATGATGTTGATGACGAGAATTCTCAGACATTATCATTAAGAGGCAGTTCTGATGAAGTGTCAGAAGCTTTAAAAAATGAATTACAGCAGAGACTTGGTAAAGCAGGAGTTATAGTTGAAGAGGCAAGAATTTCACATTTAGCGTATGCTCCTGAAATTGCAGCGGCAATGCTTCAAAGACAACAGGCAGCAGCGATAATAGCAGCTAGGCAAAAGATTGTTGAAGGTGCAGTTGGTATGGTACAAATGGCATTAAACAAACTAAACGAAGAATCAATCGTAGAACTTGATGAAGAAAGAAAGGCTGCTATGGTTAGCAATTTACTAGTTGTGTTATGTGGAGAAAGAAGCACTCAACCTATAATTAATACTGGAACTTTACACAACTAA